Proteins from a single region of Halorubrum sp. 2020YC2:
- a CDS encoding phytoene/squalene synthase family protein — MSGREHGPGEADLAWCHEAVQGVSRTFALTVDVLEEPMASQICVGYLLCRVADTVEDAGHIPPDAQSDVLRTYRRAIDPDDATEISEFREAVDEWLPAERDDDWTVVAEAPTIAATFGELDPEAQAAIVPPVLEMVDGMAMFVDRHATEGGLRIDDRDELEQYCYYAAGTVGNLITNLLTRGDVGEERAERLRETAEEFGLLLQLVNVSKDVYDDYTEENNVYLPAEWLEAEGVDQERVVHPENRESSARVVDRTADYARSFLDDAQAYLETMPLSNGNTMEAWTVPYLLAVGTLRELGSRPEDALTETGVKVSRQEVFAVMSAASDVGRDSLAELRQTIARTPFHRAVGSAD; from the coding sequence ATGAGCGGACGAGAACACGGCCCCGGCGAGGCCGACCTCGCGTGGTGTCACGAGGCGGTCCAGGGGGTCTCGCGGACCTTCGCGCTGACCGTCGACGTGTTAGAGGAGCCGATGGCCTCGCAGATCTGCGTCGGTTACCTCCTCTGTCGCGTCGCCGACACGGTCGAGGACGCCGGCCACATCCCGCCGGACGCCCAGAGCGACGTGCTCCGGACGTACCGGCGAGCGATCGATCCGGACGACGCCACCGAGATCAGCGAGTTCCGCGAGGCGGTCGACGAGTGGCTGCCCGCCGAGCGCGACGACGACTGGACCGTCGTCGCGGAGGCGCCCACGATCGCCGCGACGTTCGGGGAGCTCGACCCGGAGGCGCAGGCGGCGATCGTCCCGCCGGTGTTGGAGATGGTCGACGGGATGGCGATGTTCGTCGACCGCCACGCCACCGAGGGCGGCCTCCGTATCGACGACCGCGACGAGCTGGAGCAGTACTGCTACTACGCGGCCGGCACCGTCGGCAACCTCATCACGAACCTGCTCACCCGCGGCGACGTGGGCGAGGAGCGCGCGGAGCGCCTGCGCGAGACCGCCGAGGAGTTCGGCCTCCTCCTCCAGCTCGTGAACGTCTCGAAGGACGTCTACGACGACTACACCGAGGAGAACAACGTCTACCTCCCCGCCGAGTGGCTCGAAGCGGAGGGCGTCGACCAGGAGCGCGTCGTCCACCCCGAGAACCGCGAGTCGTCCGCGCGCGTCGTCGACCGCACCGCCGACTACGCCCGCTCGTTCCTCGACGACGCGCAGGCGTACTTGGAGACGATGCCGCTCTCGAACGGAAACACGATGGAGGCGTGGACGGTGCCGTACCTGCTCGCGGTCGGCACTCTCCGCGAACTCGGGAGCCGCCCGGAGGACGCGCTCACCGAGACGGGCGTGAAGGTGTCCAGACAGGAGGTGTTCGCGGTGATGTCAGCCGCGAGCGACGTGGGCCGCGACTCGCTGGCGGAACTGCGACAGACTATCGCGCGGACCCCCTTCCACCGCGCGGTCGGCTCGGCGGACTGA
- a CDS encoding acyl-CoA dehydrogenase family protein, whose amino-acid sequence MEFTLTEEQRQIRDTVAEFVDEEVVPRAAEIDENDEFPADLIEEMADLGLMGMPFPVEYEGAGLDYHSYAIGLEEISRGSGGLGTVVAAHTSLAGNMLYEFGNEAQKEEYLTALNTGEEIGAFALSEAEAGSDVPAMSTTAEREAQSASERSGVAAERDGDGYLVNGGKLWISNGSVADTVTLFAKTDPDAGRKGISSFVVRPEEDDGFVVEGTEDKLGDKGCPTAELRFDDMWIPEDRLLGAEGEGFVHALKTLNGGRITIAARSVGIARAALDEAKSYAQQREQFDRPISDFQAIQHKLADMDTKARAAELLMHEAADLKMRDEEYIKEAAQAKLYASEIAREVANEGIQIHGGYGYTKDFPAERYYRDAKLSEIYEGTSEVLRNTIAQQLLDE is encoded by the coding sequence ATGGAGTTCACGCTCACCGAAGAGCAGCGCCAGATCCGCGACACGGTCGCGGAGTTCGTCGACGAGGAGGTCGTTCCGCGCGCGGCCGAGATCGACGAGAACGACGAGTTCCCCGCCGACCTGATCGAGGAGATGGCCGACCTCGGTCTCATGGGGATGCCCTTCCCGGTCGAGTACGAGGGCGCCGGCCTCGACTACCACAGCTACGCGATCGGACTCGAAGAGATATCCCGCGGCTCCGGCGGACTCGGAACCGTCGTTGCCGCCCACACGTCGCTGGCCGGCAACATGCTCTACGAGTTCGGGAACGAGGCCCAGAAGGAGGAGTACCTCACCGCCCTGAACACCGGGGAGGAGATCGGGGCCTTCGCGCTCTCGGAGGCCGAGGCCGGCTCGGACGTGCCGGCGATGTCGACCACCGCGGAGCGCGAGGCGCAAAGCGCCTCGGAACGGAGCGGCGTCGCCGCGGAGCGGGACGGCGACGGCTACCTCGTCAACGGCGGGAAGCTCTGGATCTCGAACGGCTCCGTCGCGGACACGGTCACCCTCTTCGCGAAGACCGACCCCGACGCGGGCCGGAAGGGCATCTCGTCGTTCGTCGTGCGTCCCGAGGAGGACGACGGGTTCGTCGTCGAGGGCACCGAGGACAAGCTCGGTGACAAGGGGTGTCCGACCGCGGAGCTGCGGTTCGACGACATGTGGATCCCCGAGGACCGACTGCTCGGTGCGGAGGGCGAGGGGTTCGTCCACGCGCTGAAGACGCTCAACGGCGGCCGGATCACCATCGCCGCCCGGTCGGTCGGGATCGCGCGCGCCGCGCTCGACGAGGCGAAGTCGTACGCGCAACAGCGCGAGCAGTTCGACCGTCCGATCAGCGACTTCCAGGCGATCCAGCACAAGCTCGCGGACATGGACACGAAGGCGCGCGCCGCGGAGCTGCTGATGCACGAGGCGGCCGACCTGAAGATGCGCGACGAGGAGTACATCAAGGAGGCCGCGCAGGCGAAGCTGTACGCCTCCGAGATCGCCCGCGAGGTCGCCAACGAGGGGATCCAGATCCACGGCGGCTACGGCTACACCAAGGACTTCCCCGCCGAGCGATACTACCGCGACGCGAAGCTCTCGGAGATCTACGAGGGGACGAGCGAGGTGCTGCGGAACACGATCGCACAGCAGCTGCTCGACGAGTAA
- a CDS encoding PH domain-containing protein — translation MKLAPQSVPYRALQKAAGTAVGLFVIVNSGGFGLPLAVGGGVAILLAMLAYEVAYYRRFEYVLTEDTLDISSGVISRREREIPYRRIQNVDVSRGVLQRAIGVAAVDLETAGGSSTEGSIRYVTPDEATRLQREVQRRKSDASRPDDAAEGTSTGADAVDRGRDDAFAPDEEELFAISSGELALVGALSFDGRLIGLLAFLSSGSFPVLSGFLPETSAAALTATAIVGVAALFIASWLIGAGVAFSNYYGFRLSRAGDELRYERGLFRRYSGSIPTEKVQTLRITDNPAKRALGYASLSIETAGYAPGQGGDSGNQSAVPIAATDRVYRLAHEIESFGTPEFNRPPKRIRWRYVIRYAMVVGVLTGIAYGVNWYVSPSLPWYGVAALLLAVPPAAHLKWKHRGYWLGEDHLLTRNGFWSRTVAVVPYYRIQNVIDSRTVFQRRWDVATIVADTAGTGSLTGSDAAAVDFEIEEAEALKETLTDRLATAIAARRSEGSDRFEWVDEGDGRDGRNGSDERVGRDEDTESAGVDAEPDTAPDETESAAEPESASSGAETYVDAPTGGPETDDGPTDYTPTDDEPTDYTPTDDEPTDYTPTDDEPTDDAPDVPDDGVVRPDFSPSDRDYSEPAERIDTGGYAVDQNPSDADVAHGPRADEAGDAGETENDRDGDGTNGDRNGDQRADAADADDHPENDDEDPENGDPDSRP, via the coding sequence GTGAAGCTGGCGCCGCAGTCGGTCCCGTACCGCGCGCTCCAGAAGGCGGCCGGGACCGCCGTCGGGCTGTTCGTGATCGTGAACAGCGGCGGGTTCGGCCTCCCGCTCGCGGTCGGGGGCGGGGTCGCGATCCTCCTCGCGATGCTCGCCTACGAGGTCGCGTACTACCGGCGGTTCGAGTACGTCCTCACCGAGGACACGCTCGACATCTCCTCCGGCGTCATCTCCCGGCGCGAGCGGGAGATCCCCTACCGCCGCATCCAGAACGTCGACGTGAGCCGCGGCGTGCTACAGCGCGCCATCGGCGTCGCCGCGGTCGATCTAGAGACCGCGGGCGGCTCCAGCACGGAGGGGTCGATCCGGTACGTCACGCCCGACGAGGCGACCCGGCTCCAGCGCGAGGTCCAGCGGCGGAAGTCCGACGCGAGCCGTCCGGACGACGCCGCCGAGGGGACGTCGACCGGCGCCGACGCGGTCGACCGCGGCCGCGACGACGCGTTCGCGCCGGACGAGGAGGAGCTGTTCGCCATCTCGTCCGGCGAACTCGCCTTAGTCGGTGCGCTGTCGTTCGACGGCCGCCTGATCGGGCTCTTAGCGTTCCTCAGCTCCGGGTCGTTCCCGGTGCTCTCGGGATTCCTGCCGGAGACGTCGGCCGCCGCGCTGACCGCGACGGCGATCGTCGGCGTGGCGGCCCTCTTCATCGCGTCGTGGCTCATCGGCGCGGGGGTCGCCTTCTCGAACTACTACGGGTTCCGCCTCTCGCGCGCCGGCGACGAACTCCGCTACGAGCGCGGGCTGTTCCGCCGGTACAGCGGGTCGATCCCGACCGAGAAGGTCCAGACGCTGCGGATCACGGACAACCCGGCCAAGCGTGCGCTCGGCTACGCGAGCCTCTCTATCGAGACCGCGGGGTACGCCCCCGGACAGGGGGGCGACTCCGGCAACCAGTCCGCGGTGCCGATCGCCGCGACCGACCGCGTCTACCGGCTCGCACACGAGATCGAGTCGTTCGGGACCCCTGAGTTCAACCGGCCGCCGAAGCGGATCCGATGGCGCTACGTCATCCGGTACGCGATGGTCGTCGGCGTCCTCACGGGGATCGCGTACGGCGTGAACTGGTACGTCTCGCCGTCGCTCCCGTGGTACGGGGTCGCCGCGCTCCTCCTCGCCGTGCCCCCCGCGGCGCATCTGAAGTGGAAGCACCGCGGCTACTGGCTCGGGGAGGACCACCTGCTCACGCGGAACGGGTTCTGGAGCCGGACCGTCGCCGTCGTCCCGTACTACCGGATCCAGAACGTGATCGACAGCCGGACCGTCTTCCAGCGCCGGTGGGACGTCGCGACGATCGTCGCGGACACGGCGGGGACGGGGTCGCTGACCGGCAGCGACGCCGCCGCCGTGGACTTCGAGATCGAGGAGGCCGAGGCCCTGAAGGAGACGCTGACCGATCGCCTCGCGACCGCGATCGCGGCGCGGCGCAGCGAGGGGAGCGACCGCTTCGAGTGGGTCGACGAGGGCGACGGTCGGGACGGCCGCAACGGGAGCGACGAGCGCGTCGGCCGCGACGAGGACACTGAGAGCGCCGGAGTCGACGCGGAACCGGACACGGCGCCAGACGAAACGGAATCTGCCGCGGAGCCGGAGTCCGCCAGTTCTGGCGCCGAGACCTATGTCGACGCGCCGACCGGCGGTCCGGAAACCGATGACGGACCGACAGACTACACGCCGACCGACGACGAACCGACAGACTACACGCCGACCGACGACGAACCGACAGACTACACGCCGACCGACGACGAACCGACCGACGACGCCCCCGACGTTCCGGACGACGGCGTCGTCCGTCCGGACTTCTCGCCGAGCGACCGCGACTACTCGGAGCCCGCGGAGCGGATCGACACCGGCGGGTACGCGGTCGACCAGAACCCGTCGGACGCCGACGTGGCGCACGGACCCCGGGCCGACGAAGCGGGCGACGCAGGCGAGACGGAAAATGACCGGGACGGAGACGGGACGAACGGCGACCGCAACGGGGACCAACGAGCGGACGCCGCCGACGCTGACGACCATCCCGAGAACGACGACGAAGACCCCGAGAACGGCGACCCCGACTCGCGGCCCTGA
- a CDS encoding PH domain-containing protein gives MTAQTLHPRVQVVWVLRAVLLSAFVTAPFVGGVYFEYLPRWAPVAVGGVVLTLTVAHALLRYRRWSYEIREDAIYLDRGVITQVRTTVPLVRIQHVDSRRGPIERTAGLASCVVYTAGSRGADVRIPGLTPDGASDLREELKRLAIRADGEDAV, from the coding sequence ATGACGGCACAGACGCTCCACCCCCGAGTCCAGGTCGTGTGGGTCCTCCGCGCGGTGCTGCTCTCGGCGTTCGTCACCGCTCCGTTCGTCGGCGGCGTGTACTTCGAGTACCTCCCGCGGTGGGCGCCGGTCGCCGTCGGGGGCGTCGTCCTGACGCTCACGGTCGCGCACGCGCTGCTGCGCTACCGCCGCTGGAGCTACGAGATCCGCGAGGACGCGATCTACCTCGACCGCGGCGTGATCACGCAGGTGCGGACCACGGTGCCGCTGGTGCGGATCCAGCACGTCGACTCCCGGCGCGGCCCGATCGAGCGGACCGCCGGGCTCGCCTCCTGCGTGGTGTACACCGCCGGGTCGCGGGGCGCGGACGTGCGGATCCCGGGGCTCACGCCGGACGGCGCGAGCGACCTCCGCGAGGAGCTGAAGCGGCTGGCGATCCGCGCCGACGGGGAGGACGCGGTGTGA
- a CDS encoding Glu/Leu/Phe/Val dehydrogenase — protein sequence MADDPFENMLAQMDRAEEYADVDHGVFERLKHPERTLKVTLPVELDSGEVEVFEGYRCQFDSARGPFKGGVRFHPSVTQREVEALAGWMTWKTALVDLPYGGAKGGVICEPKDLTQNDLESLTRRYTEGIRRMIGPETDVPAPDMNTNPQTMAWMMDTYSMYEGHSIPQVVTGKPLEIGGTPGRVEATGRGVSLVTERLFEYLDRDLSDASIAIQGFGNVGSNAARLLDESGANVVATSDVTGAAYDPDGLDVAALGAHVDAGGLIEEYVAGEYRGNADGSSWDDPDAITNAELLTLDVDVLIPAAVEGVITADNVDDLRASAIVEAANGPTTVAADKALSERDIQVVPDILANAGGVIVSYLEWVQNAQEFSWPLETVNAELERRIGSAFDKTIEQYDTKDLPDLRTAAYTLALERTAKAHEYRGLFP from the coding sequence ATGGCCGACGACCCGTTCGAGAACATGCTCGCCCAGATGGATCGCGCCGAGGAGTACGCAGACGTGGACCACGGGGTGTTCGAGCGGCTCAAACACCCGGAGCGCACGCTGAAGGTGACCCTCCCGGTCGAACTCGACTCGGGCGAGGTCGAGGTGTTCGAGGGGTACCGCTGCCAGTTCGACAGCGCCCGCGGGCCGTTCAAGGGCGGCGTCCGCTTCCACCCGTCGGTCACCCAGCGCGAGGTCGAGGCGCTCGCCGGGTGGATGACATGGAAGACCGCGCTGGTCGACCTCCCCTACGGCGGCGCGAAGGGGGGCGTGATCTGCGAGCCGAAGGACCTCACCCAGAACGACTTGGAGAGCCTCACTCGCCGGTACACCGAGGGGATCCGCCGGATGATCGGTCCCGAGACCGACGTGCCGGCCCCGGACATGAACACGAACCCGCAGACGATGGCGTGGATGATGGACACCTACTCGATGTACGAGGGACACTCCATCCCGCAGGTCGTCACGGGCAAGCCGCTTGAGATCGGCGGGACGCCCGGCCGCGTGGAGGCGACCGGTCGCGGCGTCTCGCTCGTCACCGAACGGCTCTTCGAGTACCTCGACCGCGACCTCTCCGACGCCTCCATCGCGATTCAGGGGTTCGGAAACGTCGGGTCGAACGCGGCCCGGCTCCTCGACGAGTCGGGCGCGAACGTGGTCGCGACCTCGGACGTCACGGGCGCGGCGTACGACCCCGACGGGCTCGACGTGGCGGCGCTCGGCGCGCACGTCGACGCCGGCGGGCTGATAGAGGAGTACGTCGCGGGCGAGTACCGGGGGAACGCGGACGGCTCCAGCTGGGACGACCCGGACGCGATCACCAACGCGGAGCTGTTGACGCTCGACGTGGACGTGCTCATCCCGGCCGCCGTCGAGGGCGTTATCACCGCCGACAACGTCGACGACCTCCGCGCGTCGGCTATCGTCGAGGCCGCCAACGGCCCGACGACGGTCGCCGCCGACAAGGCGCTCAGCGAGCGGGACATCCAGGTCGTGCCGGACATCCTCGCGAACGCGGGGGGCGTCATCGTCTCGTACCTGGAGTGGGTCCAGAACGCACAGGAGTTCTCGTGGCCGCTGGAGACGGTCAACGCCGAGCTAGAGCGCCGCATCGGGAGCGCCTTCGACAAGACCATCGAGCAGTACGACACGAAGGACCTCCCCGACCTGCGCACCGCCGCCTACACGCTCGCGCTGGAGCGCACCGCGAAGGCCCACGAGTACCGCGGGCTGTTCCCGTGA
- a CDS encoding DUF2071 domain-containing protein produces MLGRRWLEMTWRDGLFAHWPVDPATVAAALPDGLSVATHEGDAYLGVVPFVMDDIRPRGVPMGLSFPELNLRTYVEGPNGPGVYFHSLDADDRLGVAVARGLFRLPYYRAETDVRRTVADGEFDTVRFASRRVHEGVPHARFDATYAPTGEAFTPEPGSLPAFLLENYRFYTAGAGGRLYVGEIDHEPWTLRPAEAEIRANTLFAANGFEAPEGDPVIHYGEPIAVTADRIRRA; encoded by the coding sequence ATGCTCGGTCGCCGCTGGCTGGAGATGACGTGGCGGGACGGACTGTTCGCGCACTGGCCCGTCGACCCGGCGACCGTCGCCGCGGCGCTGCCCGACGGACTCTCGGTCGCCACCCACGAGGGCGACGCCTACCTCGGGGTCGTCCCGTTCGTGATGGACGACATCCGCCCTCGGGGAGTCCCGATGGGGCTGTCGTTCCCCGAACTCAACCTCCGGACCTACGTCGAGGGACCGAACGGTCCCGGCGTCTACTTCCACAGCCTCGACGCCGACGACCGCCTCGGCGTCGCGGTCGCCCGCGGGCTGTTCCGGCTCCCGTACTACCGCGCCGAGACCGACGTGCGGCGGACCGTCGCGGACGGCGAGTTCGATACCGTGCGGTTCGCGAGCCGCCGCGTCCACGAGGGCGTCCCGCACGCGCGGTTCGACGCGACCTACGCGCCGACCGGCGAGGCGTTCACGCCCGAGCCGGGGTCGCTGCCGGCCTTCCTCCTAGAGAACTACCGGTTCTACACCGCGGGGGCGGGCGGGCGGCTGTACGTCGGTGAGATAGACCACGAGCCGTGGACGCTGCGGCCCGCGGAGGCGGAGATCCGGGCGAACACGCTGTTCGCGGCCAACGGCTTCGAGGCCCCCGAGGGCGACCCGGTGATCCACTACGGCGAGCCGATCGCGGTCACCGCGGACCGGATCAGGCGGGCCTGA
- a CDS encoding cation diffusion facilitator family transporter — protein MSSPFGSGDRARFQRAAAVNVAGNAVKIAVEGAAGLAFGSVALVADAAHSVADLVASAVVFVWGGSRYESADETHPHGHQRIEPLTALFVGATIGILGLILLRESLLGFVGPVEVTASPVLVAALVFAVADMYLLYWYTELVNADLGSTALTALAADCLNDIYTTIAALVGVFGVFLNVPILDPVAGALVSVLVVYQGVEIGRENVTYLVGGAPPPGDRERVVAALRDQPAVEGVHDLTVFYDGTDLEVEVHVEVDGEMTLREAHDVETELVTSLRALEDVGDVHVHLDPSGLGEWKDSPEGSDAAE, from the coding sequence ATGTCGAGTCCCTTCGGGAGCGGCGACCGCGCTCGGTTCCAGCGGGCGGCGGCGGTGAACGTCGCCGGCAACGCGGTGAAGATCGCGGTCGAGGGGGCGGCGGGGCTCGCGTTCGGCAGCGTCGCGCTGGTGGCCGACGCCGCCCACTCCGTGGCCGACCTCGTCGCCAGCGCGGTCGTGTTCGTCTGGGGGGGCTCGCGGTACGAGAGCGCCGACGAGACCCACCCGCACGGCCACCAGCGGATCGAGCCGCTGACGGCGCTTTTCGTCGGCGCGACGATCGGTATCCTCGGCTTAATCCTCCTGCGCGAGTCGCTGCTCGGGTTCGTCGGACCGGTGGAGGTGACCGCCAGCCCGGTCCTCGTCGCGGCCCTCGTGTTCGCGGTTGCCGACATGTACCTGCTGTACTGGTACACCGAACTGGTGAACGCCGACCTCGGCTCGACCGCGCTGACCGCCCTCGCGGCCGACTGCCTCAACGACATCTACACCACTATCGCGGCGCTCGTGGGCGTGTTCGGCGTGTTCCTCAACGTCCCGATCCTCGACCCGGTCGCGGGGGCGCTCGTCAGCGTCCTCGTCGTGTATCAGGGAGTCGAGATCGGCCGCGAGAACGTCACCTACCTCGTGGGGGGTGCCCCGCCGCCGGGCGACCGCGAGCGCGTCGTCGCCGCGCTCCGCGATCAGCCCGCCGTCGAGGGGGTCCACGACCTCACCGTGTTCTACGACGGGACCGACCTAGAGGTGGAGGTCCACGTCGAGGTCGACGGGGAGATGACCCTCCGCGAGGCCCACGACGTGGAGACGGAACTCGTCACGTCGCTCCGGGCGCTAGAGGACGTGGGCGACGTCCACGTCCACCTCGACCCCTCCGGACTCGGGGAGTGGAAGGACTCGCCGGAGGGGTCGGACGCCGCCGAGTGA
- a CDS encoding HD domain-containing protein — protein sequence MVPVGVEIKETEVRDEDFEEMKGFVRDYLAASVEGEDDGGRMRWYPWHSSSYRFNHILNVVDLATEIAEAEGADVDVVRVAAVFHDVAKLEAEQDVHAEAGARVTREYLQSRGNYPESFIEEVCGAVVDHSYTGDLANVSLESRCLIEADVLDKVGANGAVLMLLRMGYESRTHMDSAKMVDRVLQRAHDHTERVVSDTAESIAHQRIKRVKWIREWLEEEVSRMDAEGVTDR from the coding sequence GTGGTCCCGGTGGGCGTCGAAATTAAGGAAACGGAGGTGCGCGACGAGGATTTCGAGGAGATGAAGGGGTTCGTCCGCGACTACCTCGCGGCCAGCGTCGAGGGCGAGGACGACGGCGGACGCATGCGCTGGTACCCGTGGCACTCGTCGTCATACCGCTTCAACCACATCCTCAACGTCGTCGACCTCGCGACGGAGATCGCGGAGGCCGAGGGCGCGGACGTGGACGTGGTCCGAGTCGCGGCCGTCTTCCACGACGTCGCCAAACTGGAGGCGGAACAGGACGTCCACGCGGAGGCCGGCGCGCGCGTCACCCGCGAGTACCTCCAGAGCCGCGGCAACTACCCCGAGTCGTTCATCGAGGAGGTGTGCGGCGCCGTCGTCGACCACTCGTACACCGGCGACCTCGCTAACGTGTCCTTAGAGAGCCGATGCCTGATCGAGGCCGACGTGCTCGACAAGGTCGGCGCAAACGGCGCCGTCCTCATGCTGTTGCGGATGGGATACGAGTCGCGCACGCACATGGACAGCGCGAAGATGGTCGACCGCGTGCTCCAGCGCGCGCACGACCACACCGAGCGCGTCGTCTCCGACACCGCGGAGAGCATCGCGCACCAGCGAATCAAGCGCGTGAAGTGGATCCGCGAGTGGCTCGAAGAGGAGGTCTCGCGGATGGACGCCGAGGGCGTCACCGACCGCTGA
- a CDS encoding TetR family transcriptional regulator, with protein sequence MNDPFAEPSDTRQAILGAAFRALCEHGYANVTIQRIGDEFDKSPSLVYHHYDGKDDLLIDLLEYLLDEFEASIADGAPAEASAADDVPEMAPEEAFDRSAREQLDGYLTAAVDPASLDDEYAPDARFVTVMTELRSQAGSDEAYREHFDRSDRVFGQYLERLVREAAAETPRGDAERADGDRTVPASEVASTLQTFATGAMFRWATTNEREWVASSRAGIDRYLEATLPLVETTGSGE encoded by the coding sequence ATGAACGACCCGTTCGCGGAGCCGTCGGACACCCGACAGGCCATCCTCGGCGCGGCGTTCCGCGCGCTCTGTGAACACGGGTACGCGAACGTCACGATCCAGCGGATCGGCGACGAGTTCGACAAGAGCCCGTCGCTCGTGTACCACCACTACGACGGGAAAGACGACCTGCTTATCGACCTGTTGGAGTACCTCCTCGACGAGTTCGAGGCGTCGATCGCGGACGGCGCCCCCGCGGAGGCGTCGGCGGCGGACGACGTGCCGGAGATGGCTCCGGAAGAGGCGTTCGACCGCTCGGCGCGCGAGCAGCTCGACGGCTACCTCACGGCCGCGGTCGACCCGGCGTCGCTCGACGACGAGTACGCCCCGGACGCCCGGTTCGTCACCGTGATGACCGAACTCCGCTCGCAGGCCGGCAGCGACGAGGCGTACCGCGAGCACTTCGATCGCAGCGACCGCGTCTTCGGCCAGTACCTCGAACGGCTCGTCCGCGAGGCGGCGGCCGAGACGCCCCGCGGGGACGCCGAGCGGGCGGACGGCGACCGGACCGTCCCCGCGTCGGAGGTCGCGTCGACGCTCCAGACGTTCGCCACCGGAGCGATGTTCCGGTGGGCGACGACGAACGAGCGGGAGTGGGTCGCGTCGTCGCGGGCGGGGATCGATCGGTACCTGGAGGCGACGCTGCCGCTCGTGGAGACTACCGGTTCGGGGGAGTAG